A region from the Cannabis sativa cultivar Pink pepper isolate KNU-18-1 chromosome 9, ASM2916894v1, whole genome shotgun sequence genome encodes:
- the LOC115723858 gene encoding heavy metal-associated isoprenylated plant protein 37-like, producing the protein MVASLPYNFDILMLRQRYELKVNMHCPGCVEKVRKLLRKVEGVYTVTIDAEQKLALVVGSVDSSTLIKKLAVSGKYAELQSPSLNQQEFEMNRYQMQNNQTLSLNNGPTTSRAQHVSPTSFCGEEEQEWPSGLFQSQDTGAKAITGQYSQNFISATMVNNMHTGNNGIGADFLGFRSHEYGAFQEHNAGPWVYKE; encoded by the exons ATGGTTGCTAGTCTGCCTTATAACTTTGATATTTTAATGCTTCGGCAGAGATATGAATTAAAAGTAAACATGCACTGCCCAGGATGCGTCGAAAAAGTCAGAAAACTCCTCAGAAAAGTAGAAG GTGTATACACTGTAACCATTGATGCTGAACAAAAGCTGGCCTTGGTCGTAGGCAGTGTGGATTCTTCAACTTTGATTAAGAAGTTGGCAGTTTCTGGTAAATACGCAGAGCTTCAATCTCCAAGTCTCAACCAACAAGAATTTGAAATGAACAGATATCAAATGCAAAACAACCAAACACTAAGCCTAAATAACGGCCCCACTACCTCCAGAGCTCAGCATGTTTCCCCCACATCCTTTTGTGGTGAAGAAGAACAAGAATGGCCATCAGGATTGTTCCAAAGCCAGGATACAGGAGCAAAAGCAATAACAGGTCAATACAGTCAGAATTTCATTTCCGCAACAATGGTGAATAACATGCATACGGGCAACAATGGTATTGGTGCTGATTTTCTTGGTTTCAGGAGCCATGAATATGGTGCATTTCAAGAGCACAATGCAGGGCCATGGGTGTATAAAGAATAA
- the LOC115723373 gene encoding uncharacterized protein LOC115723373 — protein MARRLCMYSCLSLAQVFGRLRNPSRLETMFGSTASTSTSQLSLYFQASRSYARGGRDHYDLFGKSKLGDEDFRKTWKKEMDEETSLWTGSEDESDQECGKDNLEEEIRKVRQQAKEHSHLIDADDSDELKSVWSGSDEEKTLWTGTEGDDDDDIPTEAYPNEASDKYVDKLFEFEETSKYRTISELLKAEQEPEELSPGKQARKLAVENALKKLKKGPDGRYTNVWEVMSDLDILIGAFENIVSGPEYAELRQGGPKRLNLQFFKDIQARMRDPNYKFSPELKLKPKSKLVSRRKWQKAQSRRRKAQKR, from the exons ATGGCCAGGAGGCTGTGTATGTATAGCTGCCTTTCCCTTGCACAAGTTTTTGGCAGACTGAGAAACCCTTCAAG GTTAGAAACTATGTTTGGTTCAACTGCAAGTACTTCAACTAGTCAACTCTCTTTATATTTTCAAG CATCACGATCATATGCTCGTGGTGGACGTGACCATTATGATCTCTTTGGCAAGAGCAAACTAGGGGATGAGGATTTTAGAAAAACATGGAAGAAGGAGATGGACGAGGAGACTTCTTTATGGACAGGAAGTGAAGATGAAAGTGATCAGGAATGTGGAAAAGACAATCTAGAAGAAGAGATCAGGAAGGTAAGGCAACAGGCAAAGGAGCACTCTCACTTAATTGATGCTGATGATAGTGATGAGTTAAAAAGCGTTTGGTCTGGGAGTGATGAGGAGAAGACTCTGTGGACAGGGACTGAAGGAGATGACGATGATGATATTCCCACAGAAGCATACCCAAATGAAGCTAGTGATAAATATGTTGATAAACTGTTTGAGTTTGAGGAAACATCAAAGTATCGAACAATATCTGAACTATTGAAGGCTGAGCAGGAACCAGAGGAGCTGTCACCTGGGAAGCAAGCTAGAAAACTTGCAGTAGAGAATGCattgaaaaaattgaagaaaggGCCAGATGGGCGTTACACCAATGTGTGGGAGGTCATGAGTGATTTAGATATTCTAATAGGTGCATTTGAAAATATAGTCTCTGGACCAGAGTATGCAGAGCTTAGACAGGGAGGGCCTAAGAGATTGAATTTGCAGTTTTTCAAGGATATTCAAGCACGAATGAGAGATCCCAATTACAAGTTCTCACCTGAATTAAAACTGAAACCAAAAAGCAAACTGGTTTCAAGAAGGAAATGGCAGAAGGCACAATCTAGGCGTAGAAAAGCACAAAAGAGATGA
- the LOC133031399 gene encoding uncharacterized protein LOC133031399 gives MTPYSYTRDPSFTVEHYISIHRTWDLRILQTHFGDIDIQRILSIPLSTFPRDDKLIWHHSDSGSYSVKTGYQLAASLETQYEHSSSSTHRQWWNRMWSLRWETSGHAIFRCKSAKVVWQQFQYQNYMPNMGNVRGFDIFSYIAAAYNDMELEQIVCLMWSIWSERNKEIHGTKPKPFAVLCSSSASYLDQFHKATAPKQAAAGVTSQGDFSTTPSVPAAARTPQTWRSPPAGLHKLNVDAACDQVAGKLGYGALIRDHIGDVVVGFSRPFHGFFSPKEMEAAALFHSLTWAIHHQLSIHFIETDSLLLANAINSMSSIPFVTSFHDLVEDIIYLLSYFSGVKVSHVKREANKAAHALSKFGLRLDEDIS, from the exons ATGACCCCTTATTCTTATACGAGAGACCCTTCTTTTACGGTTGAGCACTATATCTCTATACATCGGACTTGGGACTTAAGGATTCTTCAGACCCACTTTGGAGACATTGACATTCAGCGCATTCTATCCATTCCTCTAAGTACTTTTCCCAGAGATGATAAGTTGATTTGGCATCACTCAGATTCAGGATCTTACTCTGTGAAAACAGGATACCAATTGGCTGCAAGTTTGGAAACTCAATATGAACATTCCTCATCTTCCACTCATCGACAATGGTGGAATCGCATGTGGTCTTTGCG TTGGGAAACATCTGGACATGCTATCTTTCGATGTAAAAGTGCAAAGGTTGTTTGGCAACAATTCCAATACCAAAATTATATGCCAAACATGGGTAATGTTAGGGGTTTTGATATCTTTTCTTACATTGCAGCTGCTTACAATGATATGGAACTTGAGCAGATAGTTTGTTTAATGTGGAGTATATGGTCTGAAAGGAACAAAGAGATCCATGGTACTAAGCCTAAACCGTTTGCTGTTTTGTGTTCTTCTTCTGCCTCTTATTTGGATCAGTTTCACAAAGCCACTGCTCCAAAACAAGCGGCTGCTGGTGTAACATCCCAGGGTGATTTTTCGACAACTCCCTCTGTTCCTGCTGCTGCTAGGACTCCTCAAACATGGAGATCTCCCCCTGCTGGCTTGCATAAATTAAATGTGGATGCTGCGTGTGATCAGGTTGCTGGAAAATTAGGCTACGGTGCTCTAATTAGAGATCATATAGGTGATGTTGTTGTTGGTTTCTCTAGGCCTTTTCATGGATTTTTCTCTCCAAAAGAAATGGAAGCTGCTGCTCTATTTCACAGTTTAACATGGGCCATTCATCACCAGCTATCCATCCACTTTATTGAAACTGATTCACTTTTGCTGGCAAATGCAATCAACTCTATGTCTTCTATTCCTTTTGTAACTTCTTTTCATGACTTAGTAGAGGACATTATTTATCTTTTATCCTACTTTTCTGGAGTAAAGGTTTCTCATGTTAAAAGAGAAGCCAATAAAGCTGCTCATGCTTTATCAAAATTTGGTCTTCGATTGGATGAAGATATTTCATAG
- the LOC115723048 gene encoding uncharacterized protein LOC115723048 isoform X1, which produces MDPEVALELVKHGATFFLLDVPQYTLVGIDTQVFTVGPSFKGIKMIPSGPHFVFYSSSTRDGKEFSPIIGFFKYVDPSEIIVRKWDQQEERLIKVLEEEEERFCEAVRRLEFDRHLGPYNLSQYATWKSLSNYITKDIIERMEPIGGEITVASEPAMMKNTPKTTVEKALDEQLKDSKCSISAENSQQTGCYYTSIPRIIKQKGIQGQELTALNLDKTHLLESLLVKEYGGSEDLLLGELQFAFIAFVMGQSLEAFLQWKSIVSLLFGCTEAPFHTRSRLFVKFIKVIYYQLKYGLQKDNADSSGAVVGASALIDDSWFSADSFLHHLCKDFFSLIQEASVVDGDLLSWTRRLKELLENNLGWQFQQNSAVDGIYFEEDDEFAPAVEILDD; this is translated from the exons ATGGATCCTGAAGTGGCACTAGAACTTGTGAAACACGGTGCCACATTTTTTCTCCTCGATGTTCCTCAATACACCCTTGTTGGAATAGATACTCAG GTGTTTACAGTTGGGCCTTCTTTTAAAGGGATAAAGATGATTCCTTCTGGTCCCCATTTCGTCTTTTATAGCTCATCAACCAG AGATGGCAAGGAGTTCTCTCCAATTATTGGGTTTTTCAAATATGTTGATCCCTCGGAG ATAATTGTTCGAAAATGGGATCAACAAGAGGAAAGGCTGATAAAAGTATTAGAAGAAGAG GAAGAGAGGTTTTGTGAAGCAGTTAGAAGATTGGAGTTTGATAGACACCTTGGTCCTTATAATTTAAGCCAGTATGCAACTTGGAAGAGTTTATCTAATTACATTACGAAGGACATCATAGAACGGATGG AACCTATTGGAGGAGAAATTACTGTTGCGAGTGAACCTGCAATGATGAAAAATACTCCTAAAACAACAGTGGAGAAAGCTCTAGATGAGCAACTGAAAGATAGCAAGTGCTCAATATCTGCTGAAAACTCTCAGCAGACAGGATGCTATTACACATCAATTCCTCGCATCATCAAACAAAAAGGAATTCAGGGGCAAGAACTTACGGCCTTGAATCTTGACAAA ACCCATTTGTTAGAAAGCTTGCTGGTAAAAGAGTATGGAGGTTCTGAGGATTTGCTTCTTGGAGAACTGCAATTTGCATTCATTGCATTTGTG ATGGGACAATCACTCGAAGCATTTCTACAGTGGAAGTCTATAGTCAGCCTTCTATTTGGATGCACTGAAGCT CCTTTCCATACAAGGAGTCGGCTCTTTGTGAAG TTTATTAAGGTCATTTACTATCAACTGAAGTATGGACTTCAGAAAGACAATGCAGATTCAAGTGGTGCAGTTGTAGGGGCATCAGCTTTGATAGATGATTCGTGGTTTTCTGCTGATAGCTTCTTACACCACCTCTGCAAG GATTTCTTTTCTCTGATCCAAGAAGCATCCGTTGTTGATGGTGATCTCTTGTCATGG ACGAGGAGACTGAAGGAGCTACTCGAAAACAATCTCGGGTGGCAATTTCAGCAGAATAGTGCAGTTGACGGTATTTACTTTGAAGAAGATGACGAG TTTGCTCCAGCGGTTGAAATATTGGATGACTAG
- the LOC115723048 gene encoding uncharacterized protein LOC115723048 isoform X2: protein MDPEVALELVKHGATFFLLDVPQYTLVGIDTQVFTVGPSFKGIKMIPSGPHFVFYSSSTRDGKEFSPIIGFFKYVDPSEIIVRKWDQQEERLIKVLEEEEERFCEAVRRLEFDRHLGPYNLSQYATWKSLSNYITKDIIERMEPIGGEITVASEPAMMKNTPKTTVEKALDEQLKDSKCSISAENSQQTGCYYTSIPRIIKQKGIQGQELTALNLDKTHLLESLLVKEYGGSEDLLLGELQFAFIAFVMGQSLEAFLQWKSIVSLLFGCTEAFIKVIYYQLKYGLQKDNADSSGAVVGASALIDDSWFSADSFLHHLCKDFFSLIQEASVVDGDLLSWTRRLKELLENNLGWQFQQNSAVDGIYFEEDDEFAPAVEILDD, encoded by the exons ATGGATCCTGAAGTGGCACTAGAACTTGTGAAACACGGTGCCACATTTTTTCTCCTCGATGTTCCTCAATACACCCTTGTTGGAATAGATACTCAG GTGTTTACAGTTGGGCCTTCTTTTAAAGGGATAAAGATGATTCCTTCTGGTCCCCATTTCGTCTTTTATAGCTCATCAACCAG AGATGGCAAGGAGTTCTCTCCAATTATTGGGTTTTTCAAATATGTTGATCCCTCGGAG ATAATTGTTCGAAAATGGGATCAACAAGAGGAAAGGCTGATAAAAGTATTAGAAGAAGAG GAAGAGAGGTTTTGTGAAGCAGTTAGAAGATTGGAGTTTGATAGACACCTTGGTCCTTATAATTTAAGCCAGTATGCAACTTGGAAGAGTTTATCTAATTACATTACGAAGGACATCATAGAACGGATGG AACCTATTGGAGGAGAAATTACTGTTGCGAGTGAACCTGCAATGATGAAAAATACTCCTAAAACAACAGTGGAGAAAGCTCTAGATGAGCAACTGAAAGATAGCAAGTGCTCAATATCTGCTGAAAACTCTCAGCAGACAGGATGCTATTACACATCAATTCCTCGCATCATCAAACAAAAAGGAATTCAGGGGCAAGAACTTACGGCCTTGAATCTTGACAAA ACCCATTTGTTAGAAAGCTTGCTGGTAAAAGAGTATGGAGGTTCTGAGGATTTGCTTCTTGGAGAACTGCAATTTGCATTCATTGCATTTGTG ATGGGACAATCACTCGAAGCATTTCTACAGTGGAAGTCTATAGTCAGCCTTCTATTTGGATGCACTGAAGCT TTTATTAAGGTCATTTACTATCAACTGAAGTATGGACTTCAGAAAGACAATGCAGATTCAAGTGGTGCAGTTGTAGGGGCATCAGCTTTGATAGATGATTCGTGGTTTTCTGCTGATAGCTTCTTACACCACCTCTGCAAG GATTTCTTTTCTCTGATCCAAGAAGCATCCGTTGTTGATGGTGATCTCTTGTCATGG ACGAGGAGACTGAAGGAGCTACTCGAAAACAATCTCGGGTGGCAATTTCAGCAGAATAGTGCAGTTGACGGTATTTACTTTGAAGAAGATGACGAG TTTGCTCCAGCGGTTGAAATATTGGATGACTAG
- the LOC115723048 gene encoding uncharacterized protein LOC115723048 isoform X3, with translation MLNFLPNTLLRLIFSIDGKEFSPIIGFFKYVDPSEIIVRKWDQQEERLIKVLEEEEERFCEAVRRLEFDRHLGPYNLSQYATWKSLSNYITKDIIERMEPIGGEITVASEPAMMKNTPKTTVEKALDEQLKDSKCSISAENSQQTGCYYTSIPRIIKQKGIQGQELTALNLDKTHLLESLLVKEYGGSEDLLLGELQFAFIAFVMGQSLEAFLQWKSIVSLLFGCTEAPFHTRSRLFVKFIKVIYYQLKYGLQKDNADSSGAVVGASALIDDSWFSADSFLHHLCKDFFSLIQEASVVDGDLLSWTRRLKELLENNLGWQFQQNSAVDGIYFEEDDEFAPAVEILDD, from the exons ATGTTAAATTTCTTACCGAATACTCTTCTACGATTGATTTTTAGTAT AGATGGCAAGGAGTTCTCTCCAATTATTGGGTTTTTCAAATATGTTGATCCCTCGGAG ATAATTGTTCGAAAATGGGATCAACAAGAGGAAAGGCTGATAAAAGTATTAGAAGAAGAG GAAGAGAGGTTTTGTGAAGCAGTTAGAAGATTGGAGTTTGATAGACACCTTGGTCCTTATAATTTAAGCCAGTATGCAACTTGGAAGAGTTTATCTAATTACATTACGAAGGACATCATAGAACGGATGG AACCTATTGGAGGAGAAATTACTGTTGCGAGTGAACCTGCAATGATGAAAAATACTCCTAAAACAACAGTGGAGAAAGCTCTAGATGAGCAACTGAAAGATAGCAAGTGCTCAATATCTGCTGAAAACTCTCAGCAGACAGGATGCTATTACACATCAATTCCTCGCATCATCAAACAAAAAGGAATTCAGGGGCAAGAACTTACGGCCTTGAATCTTGACAAA ACCCATTTGTTAGAAAGCTTGCTGGTAAAAGAGTATGGAGGTTCTGAGGATTTGCTTCTTGGAGAACTGCAATTTGCATTCATTGCATTTGTG ATGGGACAATCACTCGAAGCATTTCTACAGTGGAAGTCTATAGTCAGCCTTCTATTTGGATGCACTGAAGCT CCTTTCCATACAAGGAGTCGGCTCTTTGTGAAG TTTATTAAGGTCATTTACTATCAACTGAAGTATGGACTTCAGAAAGACAATGCAGATTCAAGTGGTGCAGTTGTAGGGGCATCAGCTTTGATAGATGATTCGTGGTTTTCTGCTGATAGCTTCTTACACCACCTCTGCAAG GATTTCTTTTCTCTGATCCAAGAAGCATCCGTTGTTGATGGTGATCTCTTGTCATGG ACGAGGAGACTGAAGGAGCTACTCGAAAACAATCTCGGGTGGCAATTTCAGCAGAATAGTGCAGTTGACGGTATTTACTTTGAAGAAGATGACGAG TTTGCTCCAGCGGTTGAAATATTGGATGACTAG